The genome window AGCACGGAACGAAGGTCGTAACTTAGCTCGTGAAGGCAACGACATCATTAAAGAAGCAGCTCGCTGGTCTCCTGAACTGAAAGTAGCCTCTGAACTCTGGAAAGAAATTAAGTTCGAGTACGAAGCAGTCGATACCCTCTAATTGCTACTGCCAAGAATTGTGATTTGGGTCGGGAAAGGTTAACTATTATGAACTCAAAACGAGTGGCTCAAGAAACAGCGAAAGTGCTGCAAGACTACCTCACTTATCAAGCAGTGCGCACGATTCTTGACCAGTTATCGGAAACCAATCCCACCCAAGCCATCTGGCTACGACAGTTTTCTCAACAGCATAATTTGCAAAATAGCGAAGCTTACCTAGAAGCCTTAATGGCAGAACGGAAAGATTTAGTGATGCGAATTATGACGGTTCGAGAAGACCTTGCTGAGCGAGTCTTAGATTTTTTACCGGAGATGGTTCGCTCAGGTGTTGAGGAGTCGAATTTACGATACCGTTGCCAGATTTTAGAACGGCTCACCCAAACCCAATCGGAAAACTCGGACAATCCAGACTCAGATGATTCGTCCTCTTTTCCCGATGATTCTCATTCTACTGAATAATCTCGTTGTATTGATCTGATTAAAAACCATGAAAACAACACCGAAACAGCCTCATTACGAAACTCTATCTTATTTACCTCCCCTCACTGACCAACAGATTGCTAAGCAAATCCAATATATGTTGGATCAAGACTTCATTCCTGCAATTGAGTTTGAAGAATCTCCGAGCCCGGAAGATCACCACTGGACCCTCTGGAAACTCCCTTTATTTGATGCCAGTTCTCCTCAGGATGTGCTCAATGAAGTCCGGGAATGTCGCTCTGAATATTCCAACTGCTATATTCGTGTCGTAGGCTTTGATAATATTCGTCAGTGCCAAATGGTTAGCTTTATCGTTTATAAACCCGATGGGATCCGTTACTAATTTTCTCTGCGGGTGAATTTTGCCTCCACTGTTGTCGTGGAGGCTTTTTGTATTGGTTCAAAGGGCTTGTCGTTCATCAGGCTAATAGTTTGATTGGGAAGGTTCAAAGTTCCCAGATTCGCTCGGTTTGTGCTATTTCTCGCTTGTTTTTCCTTTTCGCTGTAACGACCTTTTATGTTACTGCTCAAGGCGTTGAGGTAGTCTCCTGGTTTTTCCTTATGGTGGGGGCGCGATCTAGCGCGATCGCGCAGATTTAACCGCATTAAGACTCTAATCGCGGAAGATTATGAAAATCAAGGTTAATGATCAAGGTGGTTCTAGATACATCGGTGTTTGTTTCCGCGCTGTTGAGCCGAAACCCTAAAACAGCTCCCAATCAAATTTTGGAGGGGTGGCAACAAGGCGCTTTTTCCCTCGTCATTTATTATTTCTCAAGTTTTATCACGGGACGCAAGTTTTAACCCCTAATCTGTTTCTCAAGAGATTCCGTAACGATTGAAAAGCAAGCAAAGCGCGTAGGTCTCCAGACCGAGCCGTAGGCATCGCGCTCAGTAGAAAAAGGATTAACGGGACTTAGACAAAAAAACAACAAGAAAACAGCCTCAAACACAGTCATGGCAATGAATTTACACCAACCCCCTAAAAATCGCTGAAACCCAGCTATATCCAGAAAACTGCTCAATCGAAGTAAAATAACTACTGTGTAAGGGTTTGAGACTGTTTTTGCCTCACGATTGTTTAAGTCCCGTTAACTATTGAAAAGCCTGTCAGTTAAGAATCCTAGACTTGCTCAGTAGGGATTACTTAAAATTCATGTTACCTTAAGGGAATTCATCTAAAATAGCCTGCAGAAATGAAAGTTTTGATAACAGGCTTTGAGCCCAATGATGAAGGGTTAAATGCCTCAGAGTTAACGGTAGTGTCGTTACGTGACAACTCCCCTCAAGAGCTTACTCCGTACATAGACAAGATTGCTTTCAAGATTCTACCTGGCAATACCAATACCCTTGGGGAAA of Cyanobacteria bacterium GSL.Bin1 contains these proteins:
- a CDS encoding RbcX chaperonin protein, giving the protein MNSKRVAQETAKVLQDYLTYQAVRTILDQLSETNPTQAIWLRQFSQQHNLQNSEAYLEALMAERKDLVMRIMTVREDLAERVLDFLPEMVRSGVEESNLRYRCQILERLTQTQSENSDNPDSDDSSSFPDDSHSTE
- a CDS encoding ribulose bisphosphate carboxylase small subunit is translated as MKTTPKQPHYETLSYLPPLTDQQIAKQIQYMLDQDFIPAIEFEESPSPEDHHWTLWKLPLFDASSPQDVLNEVRECRSEYSNCYIRVVGFDNIRQCQMVSFIVYKPDGIRY